Proteins from a genomic interval of Cottoperca gobio chromosome 8, fCotGob3.1, whole genome shotgun sequence:
- the tspan34b gene encoding tetraspanin 35 — protein MGCFGFLKGMMVVFNAIIFLAGAAILGVGIWVKVDSGSILSFLGKIENAPAELSQLLNVGYLLIAIGAILLVIGFLGCCGAVKESKCMLLLFFIIVLVVFIAEVAGAVVILVFRPLADELFTKFGTAAVENIRKDYGVNPDVTGLWNTTMSTLKCCGFYNSSDFVGSPYYVNHDKQYPPQCCPGIDSPCNQTVADSVTMITGCFPKIKQLIDENTVVIVAVALGIAVLEICAMAVSMILYCRIKSRGD, from the exons ATGGGATGCTTTGGATTCCTCAAAGGGATGATGGTGGTTTTCAATGCCATTATCTTT TTGGCGGGTGCTGCCATCCTGGGTGTTGGGATCTGGGTGAAGGTAGACAGCGGCTCCATACTCAGCTTTCTCGGGAAAATAGAAAACGCACCAGCAGAACTCAGTCAGTTGCTCAATGTGGGCTACCTGCTGATTGCAATAGGAGCTATCCTGCTCGTCATCGGCTTCCTGGGCTGCTGTGGAGCTGTCAAAGAGAGCAAGTGTATGCTGCTGCTG TTTTTCATCATAGTCCTGGTGGTCTTCATAGCGGAGGTTGCAGGAGCAGTGGTGATTTTGGTATTCAGACCTTTG GCAGACGAGTTGTTTACCAAGTTTGGCACGGCTGCAGTTGAGAACATCAGGAAGGACTATGGGGTAAATCCTGACGTCACGGGACTGTGGAATACTACAATGAGCACG TTAAAATGTTGTGGATTCTACAACTCCTCCGACTTCGTGGGCTCGCCATATTATGTGAATCATGACAAGCAATACCCACCACAGTGCTGTCCAGGCATTGATAGTCCATGTAATCAAACGGTGGCTGACAGTGTCACG ATGATAACGGGGTGCTTTCCAAAGATCAAGCAGCTGATTGATGAAAACACGGTGGTTATTGTTGCGGTGGCCCTGGGAATTGCAGTTCTGGAG ATATGTGCCATGGCTGTCTCCATGATTCTTTACTGCCGAATTAAATCCAGGGGGGACTAA
- the znf653 gene encoding zinc finger protein 653, with product MAHSLAELEVPLDDDQAGDQEKGGLRRCRGRPRLTDSDRAQRRLESRKKYDVRRVYLGESHKLWSELRRRTSLSDAGLAEYLILLNSTYGEKYQQEYCGKKIAPEISVKQKKGRKECVSSLQSLVCWYQEHSRSCPHEPQLRALEPQPNFSTTALWQCDSNHSFVQYLFSPPREASDSEHEEGVNGEDDEQSAATTDVVKDVVSRKRRTEFKDVGESVDVSQPVSPIEQAATPDQQPSEEASSKDVPLTGQNVWEMEMVMERQQGSPAAFHSIPSEEEEEEEEEEGEEESEDLRRDGEEEEIRTVPHGYECVTVTPSLADKLEKLDKDSVLSQSLNGSVGPELSVPPPMQEEQSELFDPQTLQTVVTSCEIPDQRTALEGSQLIIITGPSYEALASEGIHLNMGGGNVEEVTCTVIGGVTYNQVCTSDSKLTTAEDEDSMTGLSDKQLLQPTVDTLELSSDRELQRGLSSVRSKRNRRGPVIEADGMLKMFHCPYEGCSQVYVAISSFQNHVNLVHRKGRTKVCPHPGCGKKFYLSNHLHRHMIIHSGVRDFICETCGKSFKRKNHLEVHRRTHTGETPLQCEVCGYQCRQRASLNWHMKKHTPEAHYNFTCEFCEKRFEKLDSVKFHKLKSHPDKQAS from the exons ATGGCGCATAGCCTGGCAGAGTTGGAAGTTCCCCTGGACGATGACCAAGCCGGGGACCAGGAGAAGGGTGGTTTGAGGCGTTGCAGAGGACGACCCAGGCTCACAGACTCCGACCGAGCACAGAGGCGACTTGAATCCCGAAAGAAGTACGATGTGAGGAGAGTGTACCTGGGAGAGTCGCACAAGCTGTGGAGTGAGCTCCGCAGGCGGACCAGCCTGAGTGATGCTGGGCTGGCAGAGTATCTGATCCTGCTCAACTCCACATATGGAGAGAAATACCAGCAGGAATACTGCGG GAAGAAGATTGCTCCAGAAATCtcagtaaaacagaaaaaag GCAGGAAGGAGTGTGTCTCCAGCCTCCAGAGCCTGGTGTGTTGGTACCAGGAGCACTCGCGCTCCTGCCCTCATGAGCCGCAGCTCAGAGCCCTGGAGCCCCAGCCCAACTTCTCCACCACTGCTCTCTGGCAATGTGACTCTAACCACTCATTTGTGCAATACCTTTTCTCACCACCGAGGGAGGCAAGTGACTCTGAACATGAGGAGGGAGTGAACGGAGAGGACGATGAGCAAAGTGCAGCAACAACAGACGTGGTTAAAGACGTAGtgagcaggaagagaagaacAGAGTTTAAAG atGTGGGAGAAAGTGTGGATGTGTCTCAGCCTGTGAGCCCGATTGAACAGGCTGCAACTCCAGACCAGCAGCCCAGTGAAGAAGCCTCCTCCAAGGATGTTCCACTGACAGGGCAGAATGTCTGGGAGATGGAGATGGTCATGGAGCGACAGCAAGGCTCCCCTGCAGCGTTTCACTCCATCCCctcggaggaggaggaagaggaggaagaggaggaaggggaggaggagtcTGAGGATCTGAGGCGAgacggagaggaagaagagatcAGGACTGTGCCGCATGGATACGAGTGCGTTACAGTGACGCCATCCTTAGCTGATAAACTTGAGAAGCTGGACAAGGACTCGGTGCTGTCGCAGAGCTTGAATGGCTCAGTCGGACCGGAGCTGTCGGTCCCACCGCCCATGCAGGAAGAGCAGAGCGAGCTGTTTGACCCTCAGACTCTGCAGACAGTGGTGACCAGCTGTGAGATTCCTGACCAGAGGACGGCTTTGGAAGGCTCACAG TTAATTATCATCACAGGCCCCAGCTATGAGGCCCTGGCATCAGAGGGCATCCACCTCAACATGGGCGGCGGAAACGTGGAGGAGGTCACCTGCACTGTCATCGGGGGTGTCACCTACAACCAGGTGTGCACGTCTGACTCAAAACTCACAACAGCAGAGGATGAGGACTCCATGACAG GTTTGAGTgacaaacagctgctgcagcccACTGTCGACACTTTGGAGCTGAGTAGTGACAGAGAGCTGCAGCGCGGTCTGAGCAG CGTCAGGTCAAAGAGAAACAGGCGGGGCCCAGTCATCGAGGCAGACGGGATGCTCAAGATGTTCCACTGTCCATACGAGGGCTGCAGTCAAGTCTATGTAGCTATTAGCAGCTTTCAG AATCACGTCAACCTTGTTCACAGGAAAGGGAGAACCAAGGTTTGCCCCCATCCAGGCTGCGGAAAAAAGTTCTACCTGTCGAACCACCTGCATCGCCATATGATCATCCACTCAG GGGTCAGAGATTTCATCTGTGAGACGTGCGGAAAGTCGTTTAAGCGGAAGAATCATCTCGAGGTTCACAGGCGGACCCACACAGGAGAAACCCCTCTCCA ATGTGAAGTTTGTGGCTACCAGTGTCGCCAGCGTGCGTCCCTGAACTGGCACATGAAGAAGCACACTCCAGAGGCCCACTACAACTTCACCTGCGAGTTCTGTGAGAAGAGGTTCGAGAAGCTTGACAGTGTTAAATTCCACAAGCTAAAGAGCCACCCGGACAAGCAGGCATCCTGA